The proteins below are encoded in one region of Salmo salar chromosome ssa02, Ssal_v3.1, whole genome shotgun sequence:
- the LOC106588940 gene encoding chromatin modification-related protein eaf-1-like isoform X2 — protein MMIGIAFRVSWLCCLLIGGITCSTSSDGYPALGSDAAWLYAGSLGSKGYGNYSSPTAQMQAQLTEGQQKHPAAILQKQLVPMPQAPQKTWYPAQMPQKQPATELQHQKEQASIPQLPQQVWYPVQIPQQQKQPATGPQQQKELTTMPQKQLAPMPIPQKQPTAMPQQAWYPAPMPQKQPAAMPQQVWHPAQMLLKQLTAMPQQVWYPAQMPQKQSTALAQEVWTPAQCTQQQKQPAAETRQKIEPTAMPQPPQQVMHPAKFPQEQKQPAPMPLPQKELTAIPQQPQQVWHLAQKQPAPMPQQPHDVWYPAKMVQKQQASATRRQKEMTAMPQQEWHPAQMPQKQSPTEPRQQKQSTTLAQEVWTPAKFPQKQPAPMPLPQKELTAIPQQPQQVWYSAQMPQQQPTAEPQQQPTAEPQQQPTAEPQQQPTAEPQQQPTAEPQQQPTAEPQQQPTAEPQQQPTAEPQQQPTAEPQQQPTAEPQQQKQQATIPQQVRYPAQMPQKHLASMPLPQKQPTAVPQQGWHPAQMLQTQLTAMPLQAWYPAQKPQLQKQLAAEPQQQIELTAMPQPPQQVWHPDQFPQQQKQPATEPQQQKEPAAVTQQVLHPAQMLLKQLTAMPQQVWYPAQKPQNQPVPMRQPQKELTAIPPQLWQSAQMPQQHKQPAATLQQVWQAAPMPQQPHDVWYPAKMVQKQQASATRRQKEMTAMPQQEWHPAQMPQKQSPTEPRQQKQSTTLAQEVWTPAKFPQKQPAPMPLPQKELTAIPQQPQQVWYSAQMPQQQPTAEPQQQPTAEPQQQKQQATIPQQVRYPAQMPQKHLASMPLPQKQPTAVPQQGWHPAQMLQTQLTSMPELTWYRAQMLQQQKQLATMLQNQPAPMHLPQKQPATMPPQVLHPAQMLQKQHTAMPQQAWYPAQKPQLQKQSAAEPQQQIELTAMPQPPQQVWHPDQFPPEQKQPAPMHLPQKELTAIPQLWQTTQIPQQHKQPAAMLQQVWHLAQKQPAPMPQQPHDVWYPAKMVQKQQVAALTAMPQAHQQVWHPAQFPQQQKQPASMPLPQEKPTAIPKQVWYPAQMSQQQLASMPLPQKQLTPVPQQLWHVAQMPQKQLAPMSQQKHYESTEDGVSGSSQASIVEQLGVIPIYSYSSKSHYEKGRTVFSQTRYTPREAMPVDSGNAPKDSYVGIGAPSIHPPLVKDSAREM, from the exons ATGATGATTGGAATCGCTTTCAG agtttcTTGGCTTTGTTGCCTGCTAATTGGAGGGATAACCTGTTCTACATCAA GTGATGGGTATCCTGCACTAGGGTCTGATGCAGCATGGCTCTATGCAGGCTCACTTGGGTCTAAAGGATATGGTAATTACAGCTCTCCAACAGCTCAAATGCAAGCGCAGCTGACCGAAGGGCAACAGAAACATCCGGCTGCCATCCTGCAAAAACAACTGGTCCCCATGCCCCAGGCACCTCAGAAAACGTGGTATCCAGCTCAAATGCCCCAGAAGCAACCAGCTACTGAACTTCAGCATCAGAAGGAACAGGCCTCCATACCCCAGCTACCTCAGCAAGTGTGGTATCCAGTTCAAATTCCCCAGCAGCAAAAGCAACCAGCTACTGGTCCTCAGCAGCAGAAGGAACTGACCACCATGCCCCAGAAGCAACTGGCTCCAATGCCTATACCGCAGAAACAACCAACAGCTATGCCACAGCAAGCATGGTATCCAGCCCCAATGCCGCAGAAGCAACCGGCCGCCATGCCCCAGCAAGTGTGGCATCCAGCTCAAATGCTGCTGAAGCAACTGACTGCCATGCCCCAGCAAGTGTGGTATCCAGCTCAAATGCCCCAGAAGCAATCGACCGCCTTGGCCCAGGAAGTGTGGACTCCAGCTCAATGTACCCAGCAGCAGAAGCAACCGGCTGCTGAAACTCGGCAGAAAATTGAACCGACTGCCATGCCCCAGCCACCTCAGCAAGTGATGCATCCAGCTAAATTTCCCCAGGAGCAGAAGCAACCAGCCCCAATGCCTTTACCGCAGAAGGAACTGACCGCCATACCCCAGCAACCTCAGCAAGTGTGGCATCTGGCGCAGAAGCAACCGGCCCCTATGCCCCAGCAGCCTCACGACGTGTGGTATCCAGCTAAAATGGTCCAGAAGCAACAAGCCTCTGCAACTCGGCGGCAGAAGGAAATGACCGCCATGCCTCAGCAAGAGTGGCATCCAGCTCAAATGCCCCAGAAGCAATCACCCACTGAACCTCGGCAGCAGAAGCAATCGACCACCTTGGCCCAGGAAGTGTGGACTCCAGCTAAATTTCCCCAGAAGCAACCAGCCCCAATGCCTTTACCGCAGAAGGAACTGACCGCCATACCCCAGCAACCTCAGCAAGTGTGGTATTCAGCTCAAATGCCTCAGCAGCAACCGACGGCTGAGCCTCAGCAGCAACCGACGGCTGAGCCTCAGCAGCAACCGACGGCTGAGCCTCAGCAGCAACCGACGGCTGAGCCTCAGCAGCAACCGACGGCTGAGCCTCAGCAGCAACCGACGGCTGAGCCTCAGCAGCAACCGACGGCTGAGCCTCAGCAGCAACCGACGGCTGAGCCTCAGCAGCAACCGACGGCTGAGCCTCAGCAGCAACCGACGGCTGAGCCTCAGCAGCAGAAGCAACAGGCCACTATACCCCAGCAAGTTAGGTATCCAGCTCAAATGCCCCAGAAGCATCTGGCCTCCATGCCTCTGCCGCAGAAGCAACCGACCGCCGTGCCCCAGCAAGGGTGGCATCCAGCTCAAATGCTGCAGACACAACTGACCGCCATGCCCCTGCAAGCATGGTATCCAGCTCAAAAGCCCCAGCTGCAGAAGCAATTAGCCGCTGAACCTCAGCAGCAAATTGAACTGACCGCAATGCCCCAGCCACCTCAGCAAGTGTGGCATCCAGATCAATTTCCCCAGCAGCAAAAGCAACCAGCTACTGAACCTCAGCAGCAGAAGGAACCGGCCGCCGTAACTCAGCAAGTGTTGCATCCAGCTCAAATGCTGCTGAAGCAACTGACTGCCATGCCCCAGCAAGTGTGGTATCCAGCTCAAAAGCCCCAGAATCAACCAGTCCCTATGCGTCAACCGCAGAAGGAACTGACCGCCATTCCACCACAACTGTGGCAATCGGCTCAAATGCCCCAGCAGCATAAGCAACCGGCTGCCACGCTTCAGCAAGTGTGGCAAGCGGCCCCCATGCCCCAGCAGCCTCATGATGTGTGGTATCCAGCTAAAATGGTCCAGAAGCAACAAGCCTCTGCAACTCGGCGGCAGAAGGAAATGACCGCCATGCCTCAGCAAGAGTGGCATCCAGCTCAAATGCCCCAGAAGCAATCACCCACTGAACCTCGGCAGCAGAAGCAATCGACCACCTTGGCCCAGGAAGTGTGGACTCCAGCTAAATTTCCCCAGAAGCAACCAGCCCCAATGCCTTTACCGCAGAAGGAACTGACCGCCATACCCCAGCAACCTCAGCAAGTGTGGTATTCAGCTCAAATGCCTCAGCAGCAACCGACTGCTGAGCCTCAGCAGCAACCGACTGCTGAGCCTCAGCAGCAGAAGCAACAGGCCACTATACCCCAGCAAGTTAGGTATCCAGCTCAAATGCCCCAGAAGCATCTGGCCTCCATGCCTCTGCCGCAGAAGCAACCGACCGCCGTGCCCCAGCAAGGGTGGCATCCAGCTCAAATGCTGCAGACACAACTGACCTCCATGCCCGAGCTAACGTGGTATCGAGCTCAAATGCTCCAGCAGCAGAAACAACTGGCCACCATGCTGCAGAATCAACCAGCCCCAATGCATCTGCCGCAGAAGCAACCGGCCACCATGCCGCCGCAAGTGTTGCATCCAGCTCAAATGCTGCAGAAGCAACATACTGCCATGCCCCAGCAAGCATGGTATCCAGCTCAAAAGCCCCAGCTGCAGAAGCAATCGGCTGCTGAACCTCAGCAGCAAATTGAACTGACCGCAATGCCCCAGCCACCTCAGCAAGTGTGGCATCCAGATCAATTTCCCCCGGAGCAGAAGCAACCAGCCCCTATGCATCTACCGCAGAAGGAACTGACCGCCATACCCCAACTGTGGCAAACAACTCAAATTCCCCAGCAGCATAAGCAACCGGCTGCCATGCTTCAGCAAGTGTGGCATCTGGCGCAGAAGCAACCGGCCCCTATGCCCCAGCAGCCTCACGACGTGTGGTATCCAGCTAAAATGGTCCAGAAGCAACAAGTCGCTGCACTGACCGCCATGCCGCAGGCAC ATCAGCAAGTGTGGCATCCAGCTCAATTTCCCCAGCAGCAGAAGCAACCGGCCTCCATGCCTCTTCCGCAGGAGAAACCGACCGCCATACCCAAGCAAGTGTGGTATCCAGCTCAAATGTCCCAGCAGCAACTGGCCTCCATGCCTCTACCGCAGAAGCAACTGACCCCCGTGCCTCAGCAATTATGGCATGTAGCTCAAATGCCCCAGAAGCAACTTGCCCCAATGTCTCAGCAGAAGCACTACGAAAGCACTGAAGATGGTGTCTCTGGTAGCTCTCAGGCCAGCATTGTTGAACAGTTGGGTGTCATCCCAATCTATTCCTACAGTTCCAAATCGCACTACGAGAAGGGCAGAACTGTCTTCTCCCAAACCCGCTACACTCCTAGGGAGGCTATGCCTGTTGACAGTGGAAATGCTCCCAAGGACAGTTATGTTGGCATTGGTGCACCAAGCATACATCCACCACTAGTGAAGGATTCTGCAAG GGAAATGTAA
- the LOC123737608 gene encoding autotransporter adhesin BpaC-like, with amino-acid sequence MRKMAVSFEMSLRISWICCLLIGGITCYPPPKGNYRYIPPNKLKGTTTGPNTLGGATGSRTSAAAAAATRNASASVTAGPNTLGEATGHGFSEATGHSASAAEATGHSASQAAPRNAAEAATHNASASVLTGPNTLGEATGHNASSGVTAGPNTLGEASDSRASTATRNASASVTAGPNTLGEATGHGSSAAEATGHSATHNASASVATGPNTLGEAPGHNASSGVTAGPNTLGEATGHGASAAEATGHSATHNASESVATGPNTLGEAPGHNASSGVTAGPNTLGEASDSRASAEAATHNASASVTAGPNTLCEATGHSASSAESGSNASAEATGALASAEATGALASAEATGALASAEATGALASAEATGALASAEATGALAPAEATGALASAEATGALASAEATGALAPAEATGALASAEATGALASAEATGALASAEATGALASAEATGALASAEAQP; translated from the exons ATGAGAAAAATGGCTGTGAGTTTTGAAATGTCTTTGAG AATTTCTTGGATTTGTTGCCTGCTAATTGGAGGGATAACCTGTTATCCTCCACCTAAAG GTAACTATAGATATATTCCCCCAAATAAATTAAAAGGAACCACGACTGGCCCAAATACTTTAGGTGGAGCAACTGGATCCCGTacctcagcagcagcagcagcagcaacccgAAATGCCTCAGCAAGCGTCACAGCTGGGCCAAATACCTTAGGTGAAGCAACTGGCCACGGTTTCTCGGAAGCAACTGGCCACAGTGCCTCGGCAGCGGAAGCTACTGGCCACAGTGCCTCGCAAGCGGCCCCCCGTAATGCAGCGGAAGCGGCCACCCATAATGCCTCGGCAAGTGTGCTAACCGGCCCAAATACCTTAGGTGAAGCAACTGGCCACAATGCTTCATCAGGCGTCACGGCTGGCCCAAATACCTTGGGTGAAGCATCCGACTCTCGTGCCTCAACAGCAACCCGAAATGCCTCAGCAAGCGTCACGGCTGGGCCAAATACCTTAGGTGAAGCAACTGGCCACGGTTCCTCGGCAGCAGAAGCAACTGGCCACAGTGCCACCCACAATGCCTCGGCAAGTGTGGCAACTGGCCCAAATACCTTAGGTGAAGCACCTGGCCACAATGCTTCATCAGGTGTCACGGCTGGCCCAAATACCTTGGGTGAAGCAACTGGCCACGGAGCCTCGGCAGCAGAAGCAACTGGCCACAGTGCCACCCACAATGCCTCGGAAAGCGTGGCAACTGGCCCAAATACCTTAGGTGAAGCACCTGGCCACAATGCTTCATCAGGTGTCACTGCTGGCCCAAATACCTTGGGTGAAGCATCCGACTCCCGTGCCTCAGCAGAAGCAGCCACCCACAATGCCTCAGCAAGCGTCACGGCTGGCCCAAATACCTTATGTGAAGCAACCGGCCACAGTGCCTCAAGTGCGGAATCTGGTTCAAATGCCTCGGCAGAAGCGACAGGCGCCCTTGCCTCGGCAGAAGCGACAGGCGCCCTTGCCTCGGCAGAAGCGACAGGCGCCCTTGCCTCGGCAGAAGCGACAGGCGCCCTTGCCTCGGCAGAAGCGACAGGCGCCCTTGCCTCGGCAGAAGCGACAGGCGCCCTTGCCCCGGCAGAAGCGACAGGCGCCCTTGCCTCGGCAGAAGCGACAGGCGCCCTTGCCTCGGCAGAAGCGACAGGCGCCCTTGCCCCGGCAGAAGCGACAGGCGCCCTTGCCTCGGCAGAAGCGACAGGCGCCCTTGCCTCGGCAGAAGCGACAGGCGCCCTTGCCTCGGCAGAAGCGACAGGCGCCCTTGCCTCGGCAGAAGCGACAGGCGCCCTTGCCTCGGCAGAAGCACAGCCTTGA
- the LOC106588940 gene encoding chromatin modification-related protein eaf-1-like isoform X1, translating into MMIGIAFRVSWLCCLLIGGITCSTSSDGYPALGSDAAWLYAGSLGSKGYGNYSSPTAQMQAQLTEGQQKHPAAILQKQLVPMPQAPQKTWYPAQMPQKQPATELQHQKEQASIPQLPQQVWYPVQIPQQQKQPATGPQQQKELTTMPQKQLAPMPIPQKQPTAMPQQAWYPAPMPQKQPAAMPQQVWHPAQMLLKQLTAMPQQVWYPAQMPQKQSTALAQEVWTPAQCTQQQKQPAAETRQKIEPTAMPQPPQQVMHPAKFPQEQKQPAPMPLPQKELTAIPQQPQQVWHLAQKQPAPMPQQPHDVWYPAKMVQKQQASATRRQKEMTAMPQQEWHPAQMPQKQSPTEPRQQKQSTTLAQEVWTPAKFPQKQPAPMPLPQKELTAIPQQPQQVWYSAQMPQQQPTAEPQQQPTAEPQQQPTAEPQQQPTAEPQQQPTAEPQQQPTAEPQQQPTAEPQQQPTAEPQQQPTAEPQQQPTAEPQQQKQQATIPQQVRYPAQMPQKHLASMPLPQKQPTAVPQQGWHPAQMLQTQLTAMPLQAWYPAQKPQLQKQLAAEPQQQIELTAMPQPPQQVWHPDQFPQQQKQPATEPQQQKEPAAVTQQVLHPAQMLLKQLTAMPQQVWYPAQKPQNQPVPMRQPQKELTAIPPQLWQSAQMPQQHKQPAATLQQVWQAAPMPQQPHDVWYPAKMVQKQQASATRRQKEMTAMPQQEWHPAQMPQKQSPTEPRQQKQSTTLAQEVWTPAKFPQKQPAPMPLPQKELTAIPQQPQQVWYSAQMPQQQPTAEPQQQPTAEPQQQKQQATIPQQVRYPAQMPQKHLASMPLPQKQPTAVPQQGWHPAQMLQTQLTSMPELTWYRAQMLQQQKQLATMLQNQPAPMHLPQKQPATMPPQVLHPAQMLQKQHTAMPQQAWYPAQKPQLQKQSAAEPQQQIELTAMPQPPQQVWHPDQFPPEQKQPAPMHLPQKELTAIPQLWQTTQIPQQHKQPAAMLQQVWHLAQKQPAPMPQQPHDVWYPAKMVQKQQVAALTAMPQAHQKVWHPVQMPQQQKQPATEPQQQIELTAMLQTHQQVWHPAQFPQQQKQPASMPLPQEKPTAIPKQVWYPAQMSQQQLASMPLPQKQLTPVPQQLWHVAQMPQKQLAPMSQQKHYESTEDGVSGSSQASIVEQLGVIPIYSYSSKSHYEKGRTVFSQTRYTPREAMPVDSGNAPKDSYVGIGAPSIHPPLVKDSAREM; encoded by the exons ATGATGATTGGAATCGCTTTCAG agtttcTTGGCTTTGTTGCCTGCTAATTGGAGGGATAACCTGTTCTACATCAA GTGATGGGTATCCTGCACTAGGGTCTGATGCAGCATGGCTCTATGCAGGCTCACTTGGGTCTAAAGGATATGGTAATTACAGCTCTCCAACAGCTCAAATGCAAGCGCAGCTGACCGAAGGGCAACAGAAACATCCGGCTGCCATCCTGCAAAAACAACTGGTCCCCATGCCCCAGGCACCTCAGAAAACGTGGTATCCAGCTCAAATGCCCCAGAAGCAACCAGCTACTGAACTTCAGCATCAGAAGGAACAGGCCTCCATACCCCAGCTACCTCAGCAAGTGTGGTATCCAGTTCAAATTCCCCAGCAGCAAAAGCAACCAGCTACTGGTCCTCAGCAGCAGAAGGAACTGACCACCATGCCCCAGAAGCAACTGGCTCCAATGCCTATACCGCAGAAACAACCAACAGCTATGCCACAGCAAGCATGGTATCCAGCCCCAATGCCGCAGAAGCAACCGGCCGCCATGCCCCAGCAAGTGTGGCATCCAGCTCAAATGCTGCTGAAGCAACTGACTGCCATGCCCCAGCAAGTGTGGTATCCAGCTCAAATGCCCCAGAAGCAATCGACCGCCTTGGCCCAGGAAGTGTGGACTCCAGCTCAATGTACCCAGCAGCAGAAGCAACCGGCTGCTGAAACTCGGCAGAAAATTGAACCGACTGCCATGCCCCAGCCACCTCAGCAAGTGATGCATCCAGCTAAATTTCCCCAGGAGCAGAAGCAACCAGCCCCAATGCCTTTACCGCAGAAGGAACTGACCGCCATACCCCAGCAACCTCAGCAAGTGTGGCATCTGGCGCAGAAGCAACCGGCCCCTATGCCCCAGCAGCCTCACGACGTGTGGTATCCAGCTAAAATGGTCCAGAAGCAACAAGCCTCTGCAACTCGGCGGCAGAAGGAAATGACCGCCATGCCTCAGCAAGAGTGGCATCCAGCTCAAATGCCCCAGAAGCAATCACCCACTGAACCTCGGCAGCAGAAGCAATCGACCACCTTGGCCCAGGAAGTGTGGACTCCAGCTAAATTTCCCCAGAAGCAACCAGCCCCAATGCCTTTACCGCAGAAGGAACTGACCGCCATACCCCAGCAACCTCAGCAAGTGTGGTATTCAGCTCAAATGCCTCAGCAGCAACCGACGGCTGAGCCTCAGCAGCAACCGACGGCTGAGCCTCAGCAGCAACCGACGGCTGAGCCTCAGCAGCAACCGACGGCTGAGCCTCAGCAGCAACCGACGGCTGAGCCTCAGCAGCAACCGACGGCTGAGCCTCAGCAGCAACCGACGGCTGAGCCTCAGCAGCAACCGACGGCTGAGCCTCAGCAGCAACCGACGGCTGAGCCTCAGCAGCAACCGACGGCTGAGCCTCAGCAGCAGAAGCAACAGGCCACTATACCCCAGCAAGTTAGGTATCCAGCTCAAATGCCCCAGAAGCATCTGGCCTCCATGCCTCTGCCGCAGAAGCAACCGACCGCCGTGCCCCAGCAAGGGTGGCATCCAGCTCAAATGCTGCAGACACAACTGACCGCCATGCCCCTGCAAGCATGGTATCCAGCTCAAAAGCCCCAGCTGCAGAAGCAATTAGCCGCTGAACCTCAGCAGCAAATTGAACTGACCGCAATGCCCCAGCCACCTCAGCAAGTGTGGCATCCAGATCAATTTCCCCAGCAGCAAAAGCAACCAGCTACTGAACCTCAGCAGCAGAAGGAACCGGCCGCCGTAACTCAGCAAGTGTTGCATCCAGCTCAAATGCTGCTGAAGCAACTGACTGCCATGCCCCAGCAAGTGTGGTATCCAGCTCAAAAGCCCCAGAATCAACCAGTCCCTATGCGTCAACCGCAGAAGGAACTGACCGCCATTCCACCACAACTGTGGCAATCGGCTCAAATGCCCCAGCAGCATAAGCAACCGGCTGCCACGCTTCAGCAAGTGTGGCAAGCGGCCCCCATGCCCCAGCAGCCTCATGATGTGTGGTATCCAGCTAAAATGGTCCAGAAGCAACAAGCCTCTGCAACTCGGCGGCAGAAGGAAATGACCGCCATGCCTCAGCAAGAGTGGCATCCAGCTCAAATGCCCCAGAAGCAATCACCCACTGAACCTCGGCAGCAGAAGCAATCGACCACCTTGGCCCAGGAAGTGTGGACTCCAGCTAAATTTCCCCAGAAGCAACCAGCCCCAATGCCTTTACCGCAGAAGGAACTGACCGCCATACCCCAGCAACCTCAGCAAGTGTGGTATTCAGCTCAAATGCCTCAGCAGCAACCGACTGCTGAGCCTCAGCAGCAACCGACTGCTGAGCCTCAGCAGCAGAAGCAACAGGCCACTATACCCCAGCAAGTTAGGTATCCAGCTCAAATGCCCCAGAAGCATCTGGCCTCCATGCCTCTGCCGCAGAAGCAACCGACCGCCGTGCCCCAGCAAGGGTGGCATCCAGCTCAAATGCTGCAGACACAACTGACCTCCATGCCCGAGCTAACGTGGTATCGAGCTCAAATGCTCCAGCAGCAGAAACAACTGGCCACCATGCTGCAGAATCAACCAGCCCCAATGCATCTGCCGCAGAAGCAACCGGCCACCATGCCGCCGCAAGTGTTGCATCCAGCTCAAATGCTGCAGAAGCAACATACTGCCATGCCCCAGCAAGCATGGTATCCAGCTCAAAAGCCCCAGCTGCAGAAGCAATCGGCTGCTGAACCTCAGCAGCAAATTGAACTGACCGCAATGCCCCAGCCACCTCAGCAAGTGTGGCATCCAGATCAATTTCCCCCGGAGCAGAAGCAACCAGCCCCTATGCATCTACCGCAGAAGGAACTGACCGCCATACCCCAACTGTGGCAAACAACTCAAATTCCCCAGCAGCATAAGCAACCGGCTGCCATGCTTCAGCAAGTGTGGCATCTGGCGCAGAAGCAACCGGCCCCTATGCCCCAGCAGCCTCACGACGTGTGGTATCCAGCTAAAATGGTCCAGAAGCAACAAGTCGCTGCACTGACCGCCATGCCGCAGGCACATCAGAAAGTGTGGCATCCAGTTCAAATGCCTCAGCAGCAGAAGCAACCAGCTACTGAACCTCAGCAGCAAATTGAACTGACCGCCATGCTTCAGACACATCAGCAAGTGTGGCATCCAGCTCAATTTCCCCAGCAGCAGAAGCAACCGGCCTCCATGCCTCTTCCGCAGGAGAAACCGACCGCCATACCCAAGCAAGTGTGGTATCCAGCTCAAATGTCCCAGCAGCAACTGGCCTCCATGCCTCTACCGCAGAAGCAACTGACCCCCGTGCCTCAGCAATTATGGCATGTAGCTCAAATGCCCCAGAAGCAACTTGCCCCAATGTCTCAGCAGAAGCACTACGAAAGCACTGAAGATGGTGTCTCTGGTAGCTCTCAGGCCAGCATTGTTGAACAGTTGGGTGTCATCCCAATCTATTCCTACAGTTCCAAATCGCACTACGAGAAGGGCAGAACTGTCTTCTCCCAAACCCGCTACACTCCTAGGGAGGCTATGCCTGTTGACAGTGGAAATGCTCCCAAGGACAGTTATGTTGGCATTGGTGCACCAAGCATACATCCACCACTAGTGAAGGATTCTGCAAG GGAAATGTAA